CCGATGATTGCAGGTTGGTTGCAATTAATCCTGGTTCAGTTGCAATTAATCCTGGCTGAAGCGCAATTATAGTTGCATTTAATCCTGGTTTGAAAATGTCTTGATTGCAGGTTTGAGCGATTAGTATTGCAGGTCGCTACATGTAGTAGTTGAAGGTTGTCATATTGGTCTTTACCACCTAATGAAATTGGTAATTTATGGTCAACTTCTACAATGTCTGTACTGGAAAAGTACAGCCCACAGTGTGTACAAATACCTTTTTGTTTCTTAATGAGTGTTGCCACTCTATTAGGAGTTTCTGGGTACTCGCCACGTCTTTTGCTCCAGTAAGTCCAGTTACCATTAAACGGACTAGCTTCACCTTTCACTTTAATATGCCTTACGATTGGCGTTCTTGAGTGATTGTGTAATTCTATTCCATTCTCGGTACTGAAACACCAATTTCGATTGCCTACTGTTCTCCAGTATTTATCCTTATTGATGTCTCCTTTACCCCTTCTTCTTACCCATGCTCTTAACTTTTCATAGATTAGAAAGTCAACTTTTGAGAAAGTTTCCTTACTACTGACTGCTGAGTAATAGTTTGACCATCCCCTAATGATTGGATTCAGCTTACTAATTAAAGCAGCTTGAGGGGCATTCACATGGTCATCTATTACTTTAGCAATCTTTTCCAGATGAATCTTGATTTTGGGTTTTGATGGGGTGATTAGTGTTTTAAAACCTAGTTTGATGCCATTAGTAGTTTTGGCACATCTGTAGTTTCCTACTTTGTACTGCTGTACGTGAAATCCAAGAAATTCAAAACCAATATTTCCCTCAATCTCATTCAAGGTATGTGTCAGTTTTGTTTTACTAGGTTTTAATTCTAAACCCATGTCACGTAACCATTCACAAATAATCTCTTGACATTTCTTGACGACGTTAATATCCTCATGAATGATAACGAAGTCATCAGCGTAACGGATTAGACTAAGGGCTTTACGATTATTTTGCTTAGGGCCTTTTAGTGTCTCCGAAAACTGTTTAATTCTTTCTTCCATACCATGTAGGGCAATGTTCGCAAGTAAGGGTGAGATAACCCCTCCTTGTGGTGTACCATCATTGGTAGGAAAGAGTTTTTCTTCCACACAGTATCCTGCTTTGAGCCAGCATTTTATCTGACGGCTTAGAGTGGGGTATGTGTTTATTTTGGAGATTAATGCTTTATGGTCTATACGGTCGAAAGTGGGTAGCTAGCCAGCGAGGTTACCATCCGGTTCCTTTTCCGACTAGCCCCCTCCGAACCGTGCTTGCGAGATTTCCAGGCACACGGCTCTCCAGTATTCCTATTCCGTGATGTGCCTAAAAATAGGTTTGCCAGCATGAATGGCGTCATGGCATTGGCGACAAACAATCATTGTCTTTCGTCTGCGTGCAGACATAATCTGCATCCAGAGCGGTTTAGACTTCCTTCCCTTTACCAAGAGGTCTTTGAGAGCGCGAACGTGGTGAACTTCAATGTCACCTTTCGCCCCACAGACCTCACACTCGTCCGCAAGGAGCCGTTTAATCAGCTCGTTTCTTTCTGGCGGCTTTCGGGTCAAGGGCAGGTCTGGAATGGTTGCTTTTGGGTTACGTTTTAGCGATAGACCACCAAAACGAGCCACCAGTGGTTTCTTACCTTCCCTATTGATGGTAATTTCCACGCATTTGCGCCGACCTTGTGGGAGCTTGACCGTCTTATGGTACTTGGAGCAGATTTTCGCCACGCTAGTTTTGTGTTTACAAGCGAGTGTTTTCATTAGTGAACTCCACATGACCCATTGCAGTTTTGAAAGCCATGCAATGTTTTGGGCCAGACTGTAGAATTGCACGTACCCTCTGTATTCTGACTGATAGATGCTGACGATTGTAAAATCGTCATCATTAATCAGTTCCGGGCGATGAATGGGTTTGCCATTCCTCTTGTATTGGGCGCACTTTTCTTCCACAAAACGAGCAGGAATTCGGAGTCCAATAATGCCGTTCAGCGAACGCCTACCTTGAGTGTGCTTACTGTCCGACTGTTGAACAACGACTGAGTACCCCAAAAACTTTGCCGCTCCTTTGTGGGCATTTGTAATCAAGGTCTTTTCAGAGGACATATCGAGCTTCAAGTTATCAGCTAAAAATGTTCTCAGTTTTTCCTTGATTTCTTTTGCCTCTGCAACTGACCCTATAAAGCCAAGTAAAAAGTCATCGGCATAGCGTACATAAGACAGCCTTCTGTACCCAGGGTCACGAACATCTTTGGAGGGCATTTTCTGGTATTTTATTTCCAGTTCATGCGCTTTTAAAGTTTGTCCGGTTTTCCTGTAGTACCAAGCGAGTTTCTGGAGTTTGGCATACTCCTTATTTTCGGCTCTTCTTTGACCGCGCGTATATTCTGGAATTAGATTCTCCCAGACAAACTTATCCAACTTGTCGAGATAGATATTGGCGAGAATGGGTGAGACGATTGCGCCTTGAGGCGTACCACTGAGAGTGGAATGATACTTCCATTGCTCGCAATAACCTGCTTTGAGCAGATTTTCCATCAACCTGAGAAAGCGGTTATCTTTAATTTTATCGCGCAGGATTGACATCAAGATTTTATGGTCTATGTTGTCAAAACAACCGCGAATGTCTCCTTCGATAAACCACTTGGTTCCTTGCCAGGTACGGTCTATATTAGTTAAAGCCGTGTGGCATCCGCGCTCTGGTCTGAAACCGTGACTGCTGTCAGAAAATTGAGGTTCGTAGTATGCCTCAAGAATCGAGCGTACCACTTCTTGAACCAGTTTGTCTTTCCAAGTAGGGACACCAAGCGGTCGAGTTTTTCCATTCTTTTTAGGAATGTTAACTCGTCGTACTGGTGTCCATCGAAAGCGTTCATAGCGAATATCTTCTATGAGGCTCTCAATCTTTTTGACAGACATTCCATCAGCAGTTTCCTCAGTAATTCCTCGCGTCATTGCCCCATCATTTTTGTAGATGCGACTGTACGCTCGGAGGTACAAATTCGGGTTGAATAGTTGTCTGTAGACATCTTTTCCCAGAGGCAACCCTTGTTGGCCTCTATCTCGGATTACATTAAGAACCGTTTCGGCGTCCCGCATCTCGCGTACCTCTTGGTCTTAGTGTGAGGAATACCTGTTCTCCTTTGCCATGTGGACGGCTTTCCCGTCCTCAGACTACTATGAGAACTCTGTAGCCATAGGACTCGCGTCCCGTAGGCCATCCCGTGCTTCATCAACTCGGTACGTGGTAGTGTGATTTAGGTGTCCCACTCATTCCTTTGAGCCGTCTCATTGATGGCCGACATCGTTTGAAGAAGTTGTGTTGCTCAAATGTTTAAAACTACACACAAACGATTATTCCTGTTAGACGTTGTAGGAATAGGCAATCGCCTATGCCGTCAGAATTGGGCTTCAAGTAGTCTAACTTTCACCTTGTCACACAAGCCTTGCAGGGCAATGGTTTAAACGTCTTCTCTCCATCCCCCGCTTTACCAACGTGCTGTTTTCCCTTTTGTCTTTCGACTCTAGGTAAGTTGGTTGACTTAGAGACATTCTTCTTAGTCTCTCCCAATTAGATTGGGGATACCGTGTTGACTGCCACGGCGCACGCATTTGGCAATATCGGCATCAAGCACATATTTGGCTTTATATCTAATATTGTTAAATATTGCTTCAATTGCATCGTGGCATGAGCGTCCGGGTCTGAAACCATAAGAGTTTGGCTCGAATTTGGCCTCCCATTCTGGTTCCATCGCTAATTTTACTAGCGCTTGCAAGGCACGGTCATCTATTGTAGGTATTCCTAATGGACGGGTTTCAGAACTTCCTGGTTTTGGAATCATTACCCTACGAGTAGGTTTTGATTTTCCAGAAATTCTTAGTCTGCCTACCAAGTTAGTACGTTGCTTTGGGGTTAACGATTTAACGCCATCCACTCCAGCCGTATTCATACCTTGGTTTTCTTGAGTTACCTTTCTGACAGAAATACATCTTGCAGACCATGACCTAATCAGAGTCTTTTGAAGTTTGCGAACTGCTTTAACATCGCCACGCTCACTCGCTTGATAGATTCGTTTTTGCAACTTGAAAGTGGCCTTTTCTAGCTTTTGCCAGTTGAGGTCTTTCCATTCCACCGTCAGAATATTCTGCGTTTTAGACATATAAATTGCTACTTAGTCTCCATCTTTGGAATTACCGTGTATCTGTCTGCATATCTCTGTCATTACAACAGAGCATTCGCTTCTGATACAATCCTGTTCTCCTAAGTCATTCGTTAGCTACTTACTGGTTAATCGACATTACCAGAGACTTAAGAGAGTTACTTCGTTCCGATTACACATTGATTGAGCCTTTAGCGCGATGCTATCCAACGGGTTTAGTGGGCGGTGCTTATAAGTCAGATCGCCAACTGCTTATGCCCTATCCTTGCCTTTTGGCTTGGTGTTAATCAGATGTTAATTTGATTCAGCCATTACACCATCAAAATTAACGTTGGTTCGGACGCATCTTTGCTTCCGCTACGCATGAACTCTTGCTAGACAGTTACCAATTTTGGCTATCAGTAGTTCTGTCATTTATCCCCGCTTTACAAACAAGATGGTTGCTAATCATCAGGGTAGGGGATATGCTTTTACCTCTGCACTTGAGGAGAAGGACTTTTGGGAGGAACCCAATCACCTTCAAATGTAATCAGTTGTCAAAGCTGCCTTAAGCAGCTAAGCTAACCGTCCCGTAAGCCTTTCAGCCTACTTTAGGTTAAACGAATCGCACAACAATATATCTTTCCTGGTTCAAGGTTCGCTTAATTGCCGCACCCAGGACTGGCTCATCTTCAACTAGCAGAACTTTCATTAAAATTCACCGAGCCTATTTGTAGGTTGGAATCCAAGCTGTACCGAGAGGGATTTCTACATTTGCGCCGACCATCTTTCCATAAACTCGGTACAGCCAGATGTGGTCATAGCCTGGAGTAGTAACGTCTCGCATATTAATTGATAGCTTGGTCTCAGGAGGTACTGGTTGGGAGAAAACGACTGTAGCTTTTCTATTATTGATAGAAACATCAGCCTCAATTTTCTGTCCCGATTGATTCTTCACTTCAATTCCCCTACGGATGCTAATATCCTCTGGCAAATCGATTGATAGTGATGAAAGAGCTTGTACCTTGACATAAACATCTAACTTATGGGTAGCACTCTGAAATTGAGCGTTATTAGGAATTGCAGCGCTACTGCCTAGATGAGTAACGTTATAATCTCTTAGATTTCGCGCCTGAGCAGTAGGAAATAAGGAGGCAAGTACCAGAGTGATTGTTGTTGCGTAAACTAAGTTTTTCATCGCCTTACTTTTTGAGAAGCTAACTGATTAATCTCCTTACCTATTAGTTTTGCAGATAAAAATGAAATGAGGATGAATTTTTTGATGATTTATTATATCCGCCTGCTAATATTTCTCAATTAGTCTGGAAAACTCTGTTATAAATGAGTTCACTTATCAAATCTTTTACAGGCTAAGAATAGCAAATACATCGGTTATTAAATTGGATAATAAGGCTTGCCAAAAGTAAACCTTAAATACCTCCAAAACTGGTATAAGGAGTAAATTCTGTTCTTTCCAAAACTGATAGTGTATAAACCATCTGATGAGCCAATTTACGTCAGTAGACACGAATCCGGGCTATTCCGATGGGGACATCTGCCTCAAGACCAACAAGTTTAGCGGAAACACGGTATATCCAAGCGTTAGAAACACCTCTTCTTCTTATATTGTTCAGGTCAAGCTCAAGTTTCGATTCAGGAGCAATTGGTTGCGGAAAATCGACTATGATTTTGTTGCCCATGATAGAAATATTGGCATTAATTTTCTGTCCCGACTTATCTGTTAGAGCGATATTGTCACTTATTCTTAGACCCTCTGGAACATCA
The sequence above is drawn from the Leptolyngbyaceae cyanobacterium genome and encodes:
- a CDS encoding reverse transcriptase domain-containing protein — protein: MDHKALISKINTYPTLSRQIKCWLKAGYCVEEKLFPTNDGTPQGGVISPLLANIALHGMEERIKQFSETLKGPKQNNRKALSLIRYADDFVIIHEDINVVKKCQEIICEWLRDMGLELKPSKTKLTHTLNEIEGNIGFEFLGFHVQQYKVGNYRCAKTTNGIKLGFKTLITPSKPKIKIHLEKIAKVIDDHVNAPQAALISKLNPIIRGWSNYYSAVSSKETFSKVDFLIYEKLRAWVRRRGKGDINKDKYWRTVGNRNWCFSTENGIELHNHSRTPIVRHIKVKGEASPFNGNWTYWSKRRGEYPETPNRVATLIKKQKGICTHCGLYFSSTDIVEVDHKLPISLGGKDQYDNLQLLHVATCNTNRSNLQSRHFQTRIKCNYNCASARINCN
- a CDS encoding reverse transcriptase domain-containing protein, with amino-acid sequence MRDAETVLNVIRDRGQQGLPLGKDVYRQLFNPNLYLRAYSRIYKNDGAMTRGITEETADGMSVKKIESLIEDIRYERFRWTPVRRVNIPKKNGKTRPLGVPTWKDKLVQEVVRSILEAYYEPQFSDSSHGFRPERGCHTALTNIDRTWQGTKWFIEGDIRGCFDNIDHKILMSILRDKIKDNRFLRLMENLLKAGYCEQWKYHSTLSGTPQGAIVSPILANIYLDKLDKFVWENLIPEYTRGQRRAENKEYAKLQKLAWYYRKTGQTLKAHELEIKYQKMPSKDVRDPGYRRLSYVRYADDFLLGFIGSVAEAKEIKEKLRTFLADNLKLDMSSEKTLITNAHKGAAKFLGYSVVVQQSDSKHTQGRRSLNGIIGLRIPARFVEEKCAQYKRNGKPIHRPELINDDDFTIVSIYQSEYRGYVQFYSLAQNIAWLSKLQWVMWSSLMKTLACKHKTSVAKICSKYHKTVKLPQGRRKCVEITINREGKKPLVARFGGLSLKRNPKATIPDLPLTRKPPERNELIKRLLADECEVCGAKGDIEVHHVRALKDLLVKGRKSKPLWMQIMSARRRKTMIVCRQCHDAIHAGKPIFRHITE
- a CDS encoding reverse transcriptase N-terminal domain-containing protein; the protein is MSKTQNILTVEWKDLNWQKLEKATFKLQKRIYQASERGDVKAVRKLQKTLIRSWSARCISVRKVTQENQGMNTAGVDGVKSLTPKQRTNLVGRLRISGKSKPTRRVMIPKPGSSETRPLGIPTIDDRALQALVKLAMEPEWEAKFEPNSYGFRPGRSCHDAIEAIFNNIRYKAKYVLDADIAKCVRRGSQHGIPNLIGRD
- a CDS encoding DUF2808 domain-containing protein, producing MKNLVYATTITLVLASLFPTAQARNLRDYNVTHLGSSAAIPNNAQFQSATHKLDVYVKVQALSSLSIDLPEDISIRRGIEVKNQSGQKIEADVSINNRKATVVFSQPVPPETKLSINMRDVTTPGYDHIWLYRVYGKMVGANVEIPLGTAWIPTYK
- a CDS encoding DUF2808 domain-containing protein, with the translated sequence MRTLIYTAAIALALAASIPPDNASARTEGGLHLEGAVQFPQNRSRIVRHTIRFHIPQGSSPLSQLNIDVPEGLRISDNIALTDKSGQKINANISIMGNKIIVDFPQPIAPESKLELDLNNIRRRGVSNAWIYRVSAKLVGLEADVPIGIARIRVY